The following proteins are encoded in a genomic region of Necator americanus strain Aroian chromosome II, whole genome shotgun sequence:
- a CDS encoding hypothetical protein (NECATOR_CHRII.G8313.T3), giving the protein MRKLEWDDMGVKVDGRQLHHLRFADDIVMITPSISQAERMLTEFDKTRGCIGLQLNLQKKMFMRNGCVSDAPFTLNGTNISECTSYVYLGRELNMMNDLTPELGRRRRAAWGAYKSIEDVVKKTRNTRLRAHLFNTTVLPALTYASETWAFRKQEENAVGVIERAIERVVLGVSRFTQVRNGIRSSLLRQRSKIRDAAAFAKEIKIRWAGHVMRFNDNRWTRAVSDWVPRDIKRTTGRQTADPMAKGGTTGLLWHAIGTNGRITGARSTSSKINGSQADQGDRDFKWSYLYETVITTLQSLYAKDSRVHFLPHEFWSNHQRQVVVTRRSFLPPRRRGFGMEAQQRMFTPFSFVRFLHGRPKTDSDSSESDEEAGPSHDLPASTADMRNLSIIRSIPFVVPFMQRVKIFQDLLAHDREANDIVDDFHSFAGMGSRRNGITIAVRRQHLYEDAFEALSLGNAPNLRLPVRVSMTNWVGLNEVGIDGGGIFREFLTELLRTGFDPDRGFFKYTHDRLLYPNPSSVQLYPDSYSQHFFFLGRVVAKLIYEKQMAEIRFAEFFVSQLLGRRQTDVDLHHMKSYDPAIYKHLKNLRCLTADELAALELDFSVIVDDIGDVQTVDLVPGGRNIRVTVDNRLEYIRSYVNLFLYKRIEPLVDAMRAGVSTVIDPGWLAMFSPSELQTLVSGADADLDVDDMMKHTAVHNIRDEADRDYMNLFWSVVSDMSPEDKRGLLKFITGCSRPPIEGFKMLYPAIGIQLVHDSDHLPTSATCMNLFKLPIYSSRSKLEDKLRYAINAGAGFELS; this is encoded by the exons atgcgaaagttggaatgggacgacatgggagtgaaggttgatggccggcagctacaccatttgcgctttgctgatgacatcgtaatgataacacctagcatcagccaagcggaacgaatgctgaccgaattcgacaaaacacgtggatgcatcggtcttcagctgaatctacaaaagaagaTGTTCATGCGAAACGGATgtgtctcggatgccccattcacgctcaacggaacgaacatatccgaatgcaccagctacgtttatctgggtcgggaattgaacatgatgaacgacctgacccccgagctgggcaggaggagacgagcggcttggggagcgtacaagagcatcgaggatgtagtgaagaagaccaggaacacccggctccgtgctcacctcttcaacaccaccgtacttcctgctttgacctatgcttcggaaacctgggcatttcgcaagcaggaagaaaacgcggtgggcgtcattgaacgcgcaattgagagagtggtgctaggagtatcccgtttcacgcaagtgaggaacgggattcgaagttctctcctacgtcaacgatcgaagattagagacgccgccgcgtttgccaaggaaattaaaataaggtgggccggacacgtgatgcgctttaatgacaaccgttggaccagagccgtgagcgactgggttccccgcgatattaagcgcactacaggaagacagaccgccgacccgatg gcgaaaggaggaaccactgggctactctggcacgcgatcgggacaaatggaaggattactggcgcccgctcgaccagttcgaagatcaacgggagtcaagctGATCAAGGTGATCGAGATTTTAAG TGGTCATACCTGTACGAAACAGTGATCACCACTTTGCAATCCCTCTATGCGAAAGACTCTCGCGTTCACTTCCTTCCGCACGAATTCTGGAGCAATCATCAAAGACAA GTGGTGGTAACTAGACGGTCCTTCTTACCACCACGGCGTCGCGGCTTTGGAATGGAAGCACAGCAACGAATGTTCACACCGTTTAGTTTTGTGCGATTTCTACACGGAAGACCAAAAACGGA TAGCGACAGCAGTGAGAGCGATGAAGAAGCTGGGCCTTCACATGATCTGCCAGCCTCTACTGCAGATATGAGGAACCTAAGCATTATACGATCAATCCCATTTGTGGTGCCCTTTATGCAGAGAGTGAAG ATATTCCAAGATCTACTGGCTCACGACCGCGAAGCGAATGATATTGTGGACGATTTCCATAGTTTTG CAGGAATGGGTTCACGTCGTAATGGGATCACGATAGCAGTACGTCGACAACATTTATATGAAGACGCTTTCGAGGCATTATCGCTGGGCAATG CGCCAAATCTTCGCCTCCCTGTTCGAGTGTCAATGACGAATTGGGTTGGACTGAATGAGGTCGGCATTGATGGCGGTGGGATCTTCAG AGAATTTCTGACGGAACTACTTCGAACCGGATTCGATCCGGATAGAGGTTTTTTCAAGTACACTCATGATAG gcTACTGTATCCGAATCCTTCTTCCGTGCAGTTGTATCCGGACTCGTACtctcaacattttttcttcctaggtCGAGTGGTTGCAAAA TTGATCTACGAGAAGCAAATGGCAGAAATACGATTTGCTGAGTTCTTCGTATCGCAACTGTTGGGAAGAAGGCAAACTGATGTTGATCTACATCACATGAAGTCATACGATCCAGCGATTTACAA ACATCTGAAAAATTTGCGTTGCCTGACAGCGGACGAATTAGCTGCTCTGGAACTCGATTTTAGTGTTATTGTTGATGACATTGGTGATGTCCAG ACGGTGGATCTTGTACCGGGTGGTCGGAACATTCGTGTAACCGTCGACAATCGACTGGAATACATTAGATCATATGTCAACTTGTTCTTGTACAAGCGG ATCGAACCATTAGTGGACGCAATGCGTGCTGGAGTTTCTACCGTAATAGATCCAGGATGGTTAGCAATGTTCTCTCCGTCTGAACTGCAAACGCTTGTGAGTGGAGCGGATGCTGATCTGGATGTGGACGATATGATGAAGCATACCGCTGTTCATAATATTCGAG ACGAAGCTGATCGTGACTACATGAATTTGTTTTGGAGCGTTGTCTCAGACATGTCGCCAGAAGATAAACGCGGGTTACTAAA GTTCATTACGGGTTGCTCACGTCCACCAATTGAAGGATTTAAAATGCTTTACCCAGCCATCGGAATTCAGCtg GTACATGACTCTGATCATTTACCGACAAGTGCCACATGCATGAATCTTTTCAAGTTGCCCATATATAGTTCGCGCTCTAAACTTGAAGATAAATTGAG GTATGCGATCAACGCCGGAGCTGGATTCGAATTGTCTTGA
- a CDS encoding hypothetical protein (NECATOR_CHRII.G8313.T1), whose product MPLCLTFIDLKKAFDSVETEAVVEALDNQGVPTQYIKNAMRKLEWDDMGVKVDGRQLHHLRFADDIVMITPSISQAERMLTEFDKTRGCIGLQLNLQKKMFMRNGCVSDAPFTLNGTNISECTSYVYLGRELNMMNDLTPELGRRRRAAWGAYKSIEDVVKKTRNTRLRAHLFNTTVLPALTYASETWAFRKQEENAVGVIERAIERVVLGVSRFTQVRNGIRSSLLRQRSKIRDAAAFAKEIKIRRKEEPLGYSGTRSGQMEGLLAPARPVRRSTGVKLIKWSYLYETVITTLQSLYAKDSRVHFLPHEFWSNHQRQVVVTRRSFLPPRRRGFGMEAQQRMFTPFSFVRFLHGRPKTDSDSSESDEEAGPSHDLPASTADMRNLSIIRSIPFVVPFMQRVKIFQDLLAHDREANDIVDDFHSFAGMGSRRNGITIAVRRQHLYEDAFEALSLGNAPNLRLPVRVSMTNWVGLNEVGIDGGGIFREFLTELLRTGFDPDRGFFKYTHDRLLYPNPSSVQLYPDSYSQHFFFLGRVVAKLIYEKQMAEIRFAEFFVSQLLGRRQTDVDLHHMKSYDPAIYKHLKNLRCLTADELAALELDFSVIVDDIGDVQTVDLVPGGRNIRVTVDNRLEYIRSYVNLFLYKRIEPLVDAMRAGVSTVIDPGWLAMFSPSELQTLVSGADADLDVDDMMKHTAVHNIRDEADRDYMNLFWSVVSDMSPEDKRGLLKFITGCSRPPIEGFKMLYPAIGIQLVHDSDHLPTSATCMNLFKLPIYSSRSKLEDKLRYAINAGAGFELS is encoded by the exons atgccgctctgtctcaccttcatcgacttaaagaaggctttcgactcagttgagacggaagcggtcgtggaagccttggacaaccaaggtgtccctactcagtacataaag aacgcaatgcgaaagttggaatgggacgacatgggagtgaaggttgatggccggcagctacaccatttgcgctttgctgatgacatcgtaatgataacacctagcatcagccaagcggaacgaatgctgaccgaattcgacaaaacacgtggatgcatcggtcttcagctgaatctacaaaagaagaTGTTCATGCGAAACGGATgtgtctcggatgccccattcacgctcaacggaacgaacatatccgaatgcaccagctacgtttatctgggtcgggaattgaacatgatgaacgacctgacccccgagctgggcaggaggagacgagcggcttggggagcgtacaagagcatcgaggatgtagtgaagaagaccaggaacacccggctccgtgctcacctcttcaacaccaccgtacttcctgctttgacctatgcttcggaaacctgggcatttcgcaagcaggaagaaaacgcggtgggcgtcattgaacgcgcaattgagagagtggtgctaggagtatcccgtttcacgcaagtgaggaacgggattcgaagttctctcctacgtcaacgatcgaagattagagacgccgccgcgtttgccaaggaaattaaaataag gcgaaaggaggaaccactgggctactctggcacgcgatcgggacaaatggaaggattactggcgcccgctcgaccagttcgaagatcaacgggagtcaagctGATCAAG TGGTCATACCTGTACGAAACAGTGATCACCACTTTGCAATCCCTCTATGCGAAAGACTCTCGCGTTCACTTCCTTCCGCACGAATTCTGGAGCAATCATCAAAGACAA GTGGTGGTAACTAGACGGTCCTTCTTACCACCACGGCGTCGCGGCTTTGGAATGGAAGCACAGCAACGAATGTTCACACCGTTTAGTTTTGTGCGATTTCTACACGGAAGACCAAAAACGGA TAGCGACAGCAGTGAGAGCGATGAAGAAGCTGGGCCTTCACATGATCTGCCAGCCTCTACTGCAGATATGAGGAACCTAAGCATTATACGATCAATCCCATTTGTGGTGCCCTTTATGCAGAGAGTGAAG ATATTCCAAGATCTACTGGCTCACGACCGCGAAGCGAATGATATTGTGGACGATTTCCATAGTTTTG CAGGAATGGGTTCACGTCGTAATGGGATCACGATAGCAGTACGTCGACAACATTTATATGAAGACGCTTTCGAGGCATTATCGCTGGGCAATG CGCCAAATCTTCGCCTCCCTGTTCGAGTGTCAATGACGAATTGGGTTGGACTGAATGAGGTCGGCATTGATGGCGGTGGGATCTTCAG AGAATTTCTGACGGAACTACTTCGAACCGGATTCGATCCGGATAGAGGTTTTTTCAAGTACACTCATGATAG gcTACTGTATCCGAATCCTTCTTCCGTGCAGTTGTATCCGGACTCGTACtctcaacattttttcttcctaggtCGAGTGGTTGCAAAA TTGATCTACGAGAAGCAAATGGCAGAAATACGATTTGCTGAGTTCTTCGTATCGCAACTGTTGGGAAGAAGGCAAACTGATGTTGATCTACATCACATGAAGTCATACGATCCAGCGATTTACAA ACATCTGAAAAATTTGCGTTGCCTGACAGCGGACGAATTAGCTGCTCTGGAACTCGATTTTAGTGTTATTGTTGATGACATTGGTGATGTCCAG ACGGTGGATCTTGTACCGGGTGGTCGGAACATTCGTGTAACCGTCGACAATCGACTGGAATACATTAGATCATATGTCAACTTGTTCTTGTACAAGCGG ATCGAACCATTAGTGGACGCAATGCGTGCTGGAGTTTCTACCGTAATAGATCCAGGATGGTTAGCAATGTTCTCTCCGTCTGAACTGCAAACGCTTGTGAGTGGAGCGGATGCTGATCTGGATGTGGACGATATGATGAAGCATACCGCTGTTCATAATATTCGAG ACGAAGCTGATCGTGACTACATGAATTTGTTTTGGAGCGTTGTCTCAGACATGTCGCCAGAAGATAAACGCGGGTTACTAAA GTTCATTACGGGTTGCTCACGTCCACCAATTGAAGGATTTAAAATGCTTTACCCAGCCATCGGAATTCAGCtg GTACATGACTCTGATCATTTACCGACAAGTGCCACATGCATGAATCTTTTCAAGTTGCCCATATATAGTTCGCGCTCTAAACTTGAAGATAAATTGAG GTATGCGATCAACGCCGGAGCTGGATTCGAATTGTCTTGA
- a CDS encoding hypothetical protein (NECATOR_CHRII.G8313.T4), producing the protein MKAESFKTTKRRLSLETLELIRQRAASRAAGNQELTSELARLCREAIKEDLKEVRAEVLAEPAEAEKNIRYARRDFASRKTRMTAFLNPKGTAIASRRGMEKIIYDFYSDLFDSHVHLPPHHLREDGQVIPEVLPSEIRHAIMSNLPSVLINTLARLFTRYLSECKVPKQWKTSKTVLLYKKGDPHDTGNYRPICLLSVIYKLFTRVILNRIEKVLDEGKLCEQAGFRKGFSAVDHIHTVSKLIEVLREYKMPLCLTFIDLKKAFDSVETEAVVEALDNQGVPTQYIKVLRELYSNFTTGISPFYKNIIIDVKRRVRQGDTI; encoded by the exons atgaaggctgagagttttaaaaccaccaagagacgcctgtctcttgaaactcttgagctgatacgccagcgtgcagcatcacgagccgcagggaaccaagaactcacgtccgagctcgcaaggctttgcagagaggcgataaaggaagaccttaaagaggtaagagcagaagtgctggctgagcCTGCAGAGGCGGAGAAaaacatccgctatgcccgtcgagacttcgccagtcgcaagacgaggatgactgctttcctgaacccaaagggaacagccattgcatcgagaagggggatggagaaaatcatctacgacttctactctgatctcttcgacagccatgttcacttgcctcctcatcatctgagggaagacggacaagtcattccagaggttctcccgtccgaaatacggcatgctatcatgtcg aaccttccgtcGGTACtgatcaacaccctggcgaggctctttacacgttatctgtcggaatgcaaggttcctaaacagtggaagaccagtaagaccgtgttgttgtataaaaagggagatccacatgacaccggcaactatcgtccaatctgcttactgtccgtcatctacaagctctttacaagagtgatccttaataggattgaaaaagtcttggatgaaggaaagctatgcgagcaagcagggtttcgaaaaggattcagcgcggttgaccacattcacactgtttcgaaactcatcgaggtattacgagagtacaagatgccgctctgtctcaccttcatcgacttaaagaaggctttcgactcagttgagacggaagcggtcgtggaagccttggacaaccaaggtgtccctactcagtacataaaggtacttcgagagttgtacagtaacttcacgaccggaatttcgccattctacaagaacatcataattgacgtgaagaggagggtccgacagggtgatacaatttga
- a CDS encoding hypothetical protein (NECATOR_CHRII.G8313.T2) codes for MKAESFKTTKRRLSLETLELIRQRAASRAAGNQELTSELARLCREAIKEDLKEVRAEVLAEPAEAEKNIRYARRDFASRKTRMTAFLNPKGTAIASRRGMEKIIYDFYSDLFDSHVHLPPHHLREDGQVIPEVLPSEIRHAIMSVRNRTAPGPDKIRPEH; via the coding sequence atgaaggctgagagttttaaaaccaccaagagacgcctgtctcttgaaactcttgagctgatacgccagcgtgcagcatcacgagccgcagggaaccaagaactcacgtccgagctcgcaaggctttgcagagaggcgataaaggaagaccttaaagaggtaagagcagaagtgctggctgagcCTGCAGAGGCGGAGAAaaacatccgctatgcccgtcgagacttcgccagtcgcaagacgaggatgactgctttcctgaacccaaagggaacagccattgcatcgagaagggggatggagaaaatcatctacgacttctactctgatctcttcgacagccatgttcacttgcctcctcatcatctgagggaagacggacaagtcattccagaggttctcccgtccgaaatacggcatgctatcatgtcggtaagaaatcgtacggctcCCGGTCCCGACaaaataagaccagaacactga
- a CDS encoding hypothetical protein (NECATOR_CHRII.G8314.T1), with the protein MTTKTIHGNSQFQKPSSLRWTWESPGGGYRNEIDHIIVNKRFCLTDVAVVPKFYTGLDHRLLRGRFSFTRRAEKAAKFRERNPRTIINWDLFATLAGFWEDSAMDNIDEEYGGL; encoded by the coding sequence atgacgactaagaccatccatgggaactcgcaattccaaaaGCCGTCCTCTCtgcgctggacgtgggagtcacccggtggagggtaccgtaatgaaatagaccacatcattgtcaataaaaggttctgcctgaccgacgtcgctgttgtaccaaagttctatacgggattggaccatcgcctcctccgaggaagattttccttcacaaggagagcagagaaagccgccaagttcagagagagaaatcccaggactatcatcaactgggatctctttgctacgctagccggcttttgggaagattccgcaatggacaacatcgacgaggaatatggtGGCTTGtag
- a CDS encoding hypothetical protein (NECATOR_CHRII.G8315.T1), protein MPYMKLEKNCSATCDSRGVGGVGVLVNTSMAKNIDSFEQLTTRIGRLRMRRFGPTPALTIFVAYAPTSSYEEEEVEAFYMDLEKFCREDHAFYKVVVGDFNAKVGPRNAGGTSHWDPRPTME, encoded by the coding sequence atgccgtatatgaaactggagaagaactgttctgcgacatgcgacagtagaggtgttggtggagttggcgtcctcgtcaacacgagtatggcaaagaacatcgactctttcgaacaacttacgacccgaataggacgtctgcggatgaggagatttggtccaacaccagcattgactatcttcgtcgcttacgctccaacatcaagctacgaagaagaagaagtcgaagctttctacatggacctggagaagttctgccgagaagatcatgccttctacaaggtcgtagttggcgatttcaacgccaaagttggcccaaggaacgccggaggaacttcacattgggacccacggcctacaatggaatga
- a CDS encoding hypothetical protein (NECATOR_CHRII.G8316.T2), protein MQNIVEVNEMSFLNLVDFDGSIKRNKKQEAVLNTFNDRERFLRELEAQRKARAVDQKQQKAAIVVQRSWKAYKARTEIAEQLREEFDEIGRPTTKEALNLQMTRINVFYHHPDDDSRLVTLCSAALGLFRAHGEQSGLLSAQGKMVFYKCLLRYLSHAGKETNFVMPIRFLETFLEPRDSIHITKLGYFKSMLELVAKLAPERDKGAPIVIETRLSPRLDSLCEQLLLPIMRSSGRERISIIRSLIGSICASEHSAVMASLVIPYYCRSLGAARISLRDTLDAFGTKPTADTVPAGITSTYFLGLLFGICEHCAVSDEDKFLLLSTCAGYKQVMQHLESEDKVTALADEKAQAFMITSINASFESPAFSALCKNAVLFPTDENVWSLVAFEKQIRNSDTMMMLGTSSACMNKLWQILMNLQSRCASGRLSNHIDLLKMGHPLDDASRDQLTQALSLFCGCLVACITSVDDADFAAGHPNIIFSNEKLREMITVIRDVGLGLIDLAFPEDFFVTAKAAEERNRDAAKVDSGDGLPVSAEPGLTHDIVVSRTSVRPKTCNQVIGRCKGGGLESPSTKKLHMSTPGERKFSQKLMGLEACNLPMGFKIFTQNTVIEKSLLIPEESLVR, encoded by the exons ATGCAG AACATAGTTGAAGTCAACGAG ATGTCATTCTTAAATCTAGTCGATTTTGATGGATCAATAAAGAGGAATAAGAAACAAGAAGCTGTATTAAACACATTT aatgATCGGGAGAGATTTCTGCGAGAGCTGGAAGCGCAACGAAAGGCGCGAGCCGTCG ACCAGAAACAGCAGAAAGCCGCCATAGTTGTCCAGAGATCTTGGAAAGCGTACAAGGCACGAACTGAGATTGCTGAACAGCTCCGCGAGGAATTCGATGAAATTGGCAGACCAACGACAAAAGAG GCTTTAAACCTTCAAATGACTCGTATTAATGTGTTCTATCATCATCCTGACGACGATAGTCGATTG GTTACTTTGTGCTCTGCCGCTTTGGGTTTATTCCGTGCACATGGAGAACAAAGTGGACTTCTGTCTGCCCAAGGGAAGATGGTTTTTTACAAATGCCTTCTGAGATATCTATCACATGCTGGAAAGGAAACGAATTTTGTGATGCCTATTAG ATTTCTGGAAACGTTCCTTGAACCACGGGACTCAATTCATATAACTAAG CTGGGCTATTTCAAATCCATGCTGGAGTTGGTTGCAAAACTTGCTCCGGAACGTGACAAGGGAGCACCCATTGTTATAGAAACTCGTCTCTCACCACGTCTGGATTCACTTTGCGAACAGTTATTACTTCCTATAATGAGATCATCTGGAAGAGAAAG GATTTCAATAATTCGTTCTCTTATTGGATCCATATGTGCGAGCGAGCATTCAGCTGTTAtggcttctttggtcataccATACTATTGTCGTTCTCTTGGAGCAGCGAG AATTTCGCTTCGGGACACTTTGGACGCGTTCGGAACCAAACCGACTGCTGACACTGTACCTGCTGGAATAACGTCGACATATTTTTTGGGACTGCTGTTTGGTATTTGTGAGCATTGTGCAG TATCTGATGAGGACAAGTTTCTGCTGCTTTCTACATGCGCGGGATACAAGCAAGTTATGCAACATTTGGAATCTGAGGACAAAGTGACGGCACTGGCAGATGAAAAG GCACAAGCGTTTATGATCACTTCTATAAATGCGTCATTCGAATCTCCAGCCTTTTCGGCTCTTTGCAAGAATGCTG TGCTTTTCCCGACTGACGAAAATGTTTGGTCACTAGTAGCATTTGAGAAACAAATTCGTAACTCTGACACGATGATGATGCTGGGGACCTCGTCGGCATGCATGAATAA GTTGTGGCAAATATTGATGAATCTGCAATCGCGCTGCGCTTCCGGACGACTATCGAATCACATAGACTTGTTGAAAATGG GACATCCCTTGGATGACGCTTCTAGAGATCAGCTTACGCAAGCGTTGTCTTTATTCTGTGGATGCCTTGTGGCGTGCATAACCTCTGTAGATGACGCTGACTTTGCTGCTGGGCATCCGAACATCATTTTCAGCAACGAAAAACTCAGAGAAATGATCACTGTTATAAG AGATGTTGGATTGGGCCTAATAGACCTTGCTTTCCCTGAGGATTTCTTCGTAACAGCAAAAGCAGCAGAGGAGAGGAATCGTGACGCAGCCAAG gtggattcaggggatggactccctgtttctgctgagccaggactgactcatgacatcgtTGTATCCCGCAcatcggtccggccaaaaacctgcaatcaagtgattGGGAgatgcaagggaggcggtttggagtcgccttcaacaaaaaagctccacatgtccactccgggagaacggaagttctcccagaaactcatgggactagaggcttgcaacctgcccatgggttttaaaatttttacgcaaaacacagtaatagaaaagagtctcctgattccggaggaaagcctggtacggtag
- a CDS encoding hypothetical protein (NECATOR_CHRII.G8316.T1), with product MSFLNLVDFDGSIKRNKKQEAVLNTFNDRERFLRELEAQRKARAVDQKQQKAAIVVQRSWKAYKARTEIAEQLREEFDEIGRPTTKEALNLQMTRINVFYHHPDDDSRLVTLCSAALGLFRAHGEQSGLLSAQGKMVFYKCLLRYLSHAGKETNFVMPIRFLETFLEPRDSIHITKLGYFKSMLELVAKLAPERDKGAPIVIETRLSPRLDSLCEQLLLPIMRSSGRERISIIRSLIGSICASEHSAVMASLVIPYYCRSLGAARISLRDTLDAFGTKPTADTVPAGITSTYFLGLLFGICEHCAVSDEDKFLLLSTCAGYKQVMQHLESEDKVTALADEKAQAFMITSINASFESPAFSALCKNAVLFPTDENVWSLVAFEKQIRNSDTMMMLGTSSACMNKLWQILMNLQSRCASGRLSNHIDLLKMGHPLDDASRDQLTQALSLFCGCLVACITSVDDADFAAGHPNIIFSNEKLREMITVIRDVGLGLIDLAFPEDFFVTAKAAEERNRDAAKREINSAIEIFHGSPSLEGSQPVSREATWRVPGWRIGG from the exons ATGTCATTCTTAAATCTAGTCGATTTTGATGGATCAATAAAGAGGAATAAGAAACAAGAAGCTGTATTAAACACATTT aatgATCGGGAGAGATTTCTGCGAGAGCTGGAAGCGCAACGAAAGGCGCGAGCCGTCG ACCAGAAACAGCAGAAAGCCGCCATAGTTGTCCAGAGATCTTGGAAAGCGTACAAGGCACGAACTGAGATTGCTGAACAGCTCCGCGAGGAATTCGATGAAATTGGCAGACCAACGACAAAAGAG GCTTTAAACCTTCAAATGACTCGTATTAATGTGTTCTATCATCATCCTGACGACGATAGTCGATTG GTTACTTTGTGCTCTGCCGCTTTGGGTTTATTCCGTGCACATGGAGAACAAAGTGGACTTCTGTCTGCCCAAGGGAAGATGGTTTTTTACAAATGCCTTCTGAGATATCTATCACATGCTGGAAAGGAAACGAATTTTGTGATGCCTATTAG ATTTCTGGAAACGTTCCTTGAACCACGGGACTCAATTCATATAACTAAG CTGGGCTATTTCAAATCCATGCTGGAGTTGGTTGCAAAACTTGCTCCGGAACGTGACAAGGGAGCACCCATTGTTATAGAAACTCGTCTCTCACCACGTCTGGATTCACTTTGCGAACAGTTATTACTTCCTATAATGAGATCATCTGGAAGAGAAAG GATTTCAATAATTCGTTCTCTTATTGGATCCATATGTGCGAGCGAGCATTCAGCTGTTAtggcttctttggtcataccATACTATTGTCGTTCTCTTGGAGCAGCGAG AATTTCGCTTCGGGACACTTTGGACGCGTTCGGAACCAAACCGACTGCTGACACTGTACCTGCTGGAATAACGTCGACATATTTTTTGGGACTGCTGTTTGGTATTTGTGAGCATTGTGCAG TATCTGATGAGGACAAGTTTCTGCTGCTTTCTACATGCGCGGGATACAAGCAAGTTATGCAACATTTGGAATCTGAGGACAAAGTGACGGCACTGGCAGATGAAAAG GCACAAGCGTTTATGATCACTTCTATAAATGCGTCATTCGAATCTCCAGCCTTTTCGGCTCTTTGCAAGAATGCTG TGCTTTTCCCGACTGACGAAAATGTTTGGTCACTAGTAGCATTTGAGAAACAAATTCGTAACTCTGACACGATGATGATGCTGGGGACCTCGTCGGCATGCATGAATAA GTTGTGGCAAATATTGATGAATCTGCAATCGCGCTGCGCTTCCGGACGACTATCGAATCACATAGACTTGTTGAAAATGG GACATCCCTTGGATGACGCTTCTAGAGATCAGCTTACGCAAGCGTTGTCTTTATTCTGTGGATGCCTTGTGGCGTGCATAACCTCTGTAGATGACGCTGACTTTGCTGCTGGGCATCCGAACATCATTTTCAGCAACGAAAAACTCAGAGAAATGATCACTGTTATAAG AGATGTTGGATTGGGCCTAATAGACCTTGCTTTCCCTGAGGATTTCTTCGTAACAGCAAAAGCAGCAGAGGAGAGGAATCGTGACGCAGCCAAG CGAGAAATAAACTCCGCTATCGAGAtattccacggatctccctcactagagggatcacagccggttagtcgcgaggctacgtggcgcgtccccggatggcggatagggggctaa